In Thauera sp. JM12B12, one DNA window encodes the following:
- a CDS encoding LuxR C-terminal-related transcriptional regulator has protein sequence MTAHIFVSPEARVLASWRSAFPGLSSVPSLAALPPRPGEAVLWLDAERDTWVNDARVLAARGDRVVVLSSAPSSDQAQTALEAGARAYCHAYATPELLREVAVVVRHGGLWVGPELLARMIRAVVPVVPPAPVAAPLAAELDGLSARERAVAAAVAEGLTNKEVALRLDITERTVKAHLAAVFEKVGVRDRLQLALLVSRLPA, from the coding sequence ATGACCGCTCACATCTTCGTCAGCCCCGAGGCGCGCGTGCTCGCGTCGTGGCGCAGCGCTTTTCCCGGGCTCTCCAGCGTTCCGTCGCTGGCGGCGCTTCCGCCGCGCCCGGGTGAGGCCGTGCTGTGGCTGGATGCCGAGCGCGATACGTGGGTGAACGACGCCCGCGTGCTCGCGGCGCGCGGCGACCGCGTCGTGGTGCTGTCGTCGGCGCCGTCGAGCGACCAGGCGCAGACGGCACTCGAGGCGGGCGCACGCGCGTATTGCCACGCCTATGCCACGCCAGAGCTGCTGCGAGAGGTGGCGGTGGTGGTGCGCCATGGCGGGCTGTGGGTCGGCCCCGAGCTGCTTGCACGCATGATCCGCGCGGTGGTTCCGGTCGTGCCGCCGGCGCCGGTCGCGGCGCCGTTGGCGGCCGAACTCGATGGGCTGAGCGCGCGCGAGCGCGCGGTCGCGGCCGCGGTGGCCGAGGGGCTCACGAACAAGGAGGTCGCGCTCCGTCTCGACATCACCGAGCGCACGGTCAAGGCGCACCTCGCCGCCGTGTTCGAGAAGGTGGGGGTTCGCGACCGCCTGCAACTGGCGCTGCTGGTTTCCCGCCTTCCGGCGTGA
- a CDS encoding retention module-containing protein, producing the protein MAEPRVVATVVRIDGQVFARNADGEVRILKEGDSLREGEVVITAEGGRVELAYADGGSTSIPADSSVLITEEMTEATRPDARAAAVEDATIAQVIQAIETGQDLEQVLEDPAAGLAGGGGGEGSNFVRLLRISEGVDGAEFAFDGARTAAVAEFDDATALAGATEDDATPLPEPIELSLTLVAPPLTNDNTPTITGNTDAPAGSQVTVVITDAAGVSQTVVATVDAQGGFQVTPVTPLADGPYVVTATVDDGAGNTADGRANGTVDATVAAPTIVLDDDTGFSSSDAITSSGAYTVSGTESGAVVEYSTDGGTTWSTTAPTAVEGENTIQVRQTDVAGNVSAPATLSFTLDTQIAAPTIALDTDTGASTTDGITKTGAYTVSGTETGAVIEYSTDGGTTWSTTAPTAVEGENTIQVRQTDVAGNVSPAATLSFTLDTAIAAPTIALDTDTGASGTDGITKTGAYTVSGTETGAVIEYSTDGGTTWSTTAPTAVEGANTIQVRQTDVAGNVSPAATLSFTLDTQIAAPTIALDTDTGASATDGITKTGTYTVTGTEPGAVVEYSTDGGTTWSTTAPTAVEGANTIQVRQTDVAGNVSAPATLSFTLDTQIAAPTIVLDADTGASGTDGITKTGAYTVSGTETGALVEYSTDGVNWSTTAPTAVEGANTIQVRQTDVAGNVSAPATLSFTLDTAIAAPTIALDTDTGASGTDGITKTGTYTVTGTETGAVVEYSTDGGASWSTTAPTAVEGANTIQVRQTDVAGNVSPAATLSFTLDTQIAAPTIVLDTDTGASTTDGITKTGAYTVSGTETGAVVEYSADGGTTWSTTAPTAVEGANTIQVRQTDVAGNVSPAATLSFTLDTQIAAPTIALDADTGASATDGITKTGTYTVTGTESGAVVEYSTDGGTTWSTTAPVAVEGENTIQVRQTDVAGNVSPAATLSFTLDTQIAAPTIALDADTGASGTDGITKTGAYTVSGTETGAVVEYSTDGGSTWSTTAPVAVEGENTIQVRQTDVAGNVSAPATLSFTLDTTIASPTIALDADTGASATDGITKTGAYTVSGTETGALVEYSTDGVNWSTTAPTAVEGANTIQVRQTDVAGNVSAPATLSFTLDTQIAAPTIVLDADTGGSATDGITKTGTYTVTGTETGAVVEYSTDGVNWSTTAPTAVEGANTIQVRQTDVAGNVSAPATLSFTLDTAIAAPTIALDTDTGASGTDGITKTGTYTVTGTETGAVVEYSTDGGASWSTTAPTAVEGANTIQVRQTDVAGNVSPAATLSFTLDTQIAAPTIVLDTDTGASTTDGITKTGAYTVSGTETGAVVEYSADGGTTWSTTAPTAVEGANTIQVRQTDVAGNVSPAATLSFTLDTQIAAPTIALDADTGASATDGITKTGTYTVTGTESGAVVEYSTDGGTTWSTTAPVAVEGENTIQVRQTDVAGNVSPAATLSFTLDTQIAAPTIALDADTGASGTDGITKTGAYTVSGTETGAVVEYSTDGGSTWSTTAPVAVEGENTIQVRQTDVAGNVSAPATLSFTLDTTIAAPTISLDADTGASGTDGITKTGTYTVTGTESGAVVEYSTDGGASWSTTAPTAVEGANTIQVRQTDVAGNVSAPATLSFTLDTAIAAPTIVLDTDTGASGTDGITKTGTYTVTGIESGALVEYSTDGVNWSTTAPVAVEGANTIQVRQTDVAGNVSPAATLSFTLDTQIAAPTIVLDADTGASATDGITKTGAYTVSGTETGAVVEYSTDGGSTWSTTAPVAVEGENTIQVRQTDVAGNVSPAATLSFTLDTQIAAPTIVLDADTGASATDGITKTGAYTVSGTETGAVIEYSTDGGTTWSTTAPTAVEGANTIQVRQTDVAGNVSPAATLSFTLDTQIAAPTIVLDADTGASGTDGITKTGAYTVSGTETGAVVEYSADGVNWSTTAPVAVEGENTIQVRQTDVAGNVSAPATLSFTLDTAIAAPTIVLDTDTGASGTDGITKTGTYTVTGTEPGAVVEYSTDGGASWSTTAPTAVEGANTIQVRQTDVAGNVSAPATLSFTLDTQIAAPTIALDTDTGASGTDGITKTGAYTVSGTETGAVVEYSADGVNWSTTAPVAVEGENTIQVRQTDVAGNVSAPATLSFTLDTAIAAPTIALDADTGASGTDGITKTGAYTVSGTETGAVVEYSTDGVNWSTTAPVAVEGENTIQVRQTDVAGNVSAPATLSFTLDTAIAAPTIALDADTGASGTDGITKTGTYAVTGIESGAVVEYSTDGGTTWSTTAPTAVEGENTIQVRQTDVAGNVSAPATLSFTLDTAIAAPTIALDADTGASGTDGITKTGAYTVSGTETGAVVEYSTDGVNWSTTAPVAVEGENTIQVRQTDVAGNVSAPATLSFTLDTQIAAPTIALDTDTGASATDGITKTGTYTVTGTETGALVEYSTDGVNWSTTAPTAVEGANTIQVRQTDVAGNVSAPATLSFTLDTAAPSVAITSADATLAANEASTVTFSFSDPVSGFEVVDVSTTGGVLSNLTQVDARTWTATFTANGLAPIAVSVAQSSYSDLAGNLGAGAALDINSPPVVPLAPLLATLSEEGLLGGNLGGGTTDATVASGRFDLAQVRDADGDTLTYGWAQPTGVLTSAGQAITWSGVGTGVLVGTAAGREVLRATFEQDGTYRIELLDQLDHPAAGEDVLLAKFGVAVSDGLASAVMGIDLRVEDDAPVFGTPQSLFATIEAGLPLSGQLNLAPGADGDGAEITGVQLQVDAAGFIQATYVDPFTGVTRSGPVTVNNGDKLTYTIENGVVTAKTAAGETAFTLSFDLQSSSYTLNVLMKLDPAAAIGYGSLEPTTGGNKDVVEFRNDDLPNLKMVATGLGGPVNYSANEIWIAGGNKISAGETLRLDFKDPASGQPRMLDEIVIGTTGTAQWVAYLSGQVVGQGVGQSSAQTTISADAIGSTFDRVELIGTASGYAVKSVSGDYLDPTVDFRIPVTVSVEDGDGDAASASMTIGFSADHVLAGTAADESIGGTAGADALDGGSGNDTLFGHAGIDTLRGGDGNDILVGGAGNDQLWGGLGADVFTWKLGDQGTTSAPATDTVKDFSLTQGDALDLRDLLADASGSLSNYLHFSYETASNTTVLEVKTDGAAMSGPDQIIRVEGVNLLNGLTDDQLIIQNLVNNGKLITE; encoded by the coding sequence ATGGCTGAGCCCAGGGTCGTCGCAACGGTCGTCCGCATTGACGGACAGGTATTCGCGCGCAACGCGGATGGAGAGGTCCGCATCCTCAAGGAAGGCGACAGCCTGCGCGAAGGCGAGGTCGTCATCACCGCAGAGGGTGGCCGCGTCGAGCTTGCCTACGCCGACGGCGGCAGCACGTCCATCCCCGCCGACAGCAGCGTCCTGATCACCGAGGAGATGACCGAGGCCACGCGCCCCGACGCGCGCGCAGCCGCCGTCGAGGACGCGACCATCGCCCAGGTCATCCAGGCCATCGAGACCGGCCAGGATCTGGAGCAGGTGCTCGAGGACCCGGCAGCCGGCCTGGCCGGCGGTGGCGGCGGCGAAGGCAGCAACTTCGTGCGCCTGCTGCGGATCAGCGAAGGGGTGGATGGGGCCGAGTTCGCGTTCGACGGCGCACGCACGGCTGCGGTCGCCGAGTTCGACGATGCCACTGCCCTCGCCGGCGCGACCGAGGACGATGCGACCCCGCTGCCGGAGCCGATCGAGCTGAGCCTGACGCTCGTGGCGCCGCCGCTCACCAACGACAACACGCCGACGATCACCGGCAACACCGACGCGCCTGCGGGCAGCCAGGTCACGGTGGTGATCACCGATGCGGCAGGCGTTTCGCAGACGGTGGTGGCGACGGTGGATGCGCAGGGGGGCTTCCAGGTAACCCCCGTCACGCCGCTCGCCGATGGCCCTTATGTGGTGACGGCGACCGTGGATGATGGGGCAGGCAATACGGCCGATGGCAGGGCGAACGGAACGGTGGATGCCACGGTGGCGGCCCCGACGATCGTGCTCGATGACGACACGGGTTTCAGTTCCAGCGATGCGATCACGAGCTCTGGTGCGTACACGGTGAGCGGTACCGAGTCGGGTGCGGTCGTCGAGTACAGCACCGACGGCGGCACCACCTGGAGCACGACCGCCCCGACCGCGGTCGAGGGTGAGAACACGATCCAGGTCCGCCAGACGGACGTGGCCGGCAACGTCTCGGCCCCCGCGACACTGAGCTTCACGCTCGACACGCAGATCGCGGCCCCGACGATCGCGCTCGACACTGATACCGGCGCGAGCACCACCGACGGCATCACGAAGACGGGCGCTTACACGGTGAGCGGCACCGAAACCGGTGCGGTCATCGAGTACAGCACCGACGGCGGCACCACCTGGAGCACGACCGCCCCGACCGCGGTCGAGGGTGAGAACACGATCCAGGTTCGCCAGACTGATGTGGCCGGCAATGTCTCGCCTGCGGCGACGTTGAGCTTCACGCTCGATACCGCGATCGCAGCCCCGACGATTGCGCTCGACACTGACACCGGCGCGAGTGGCACGGACGGCATCACGAAGACGGGCGCTTACACGGTGAGTGGCACCGAAACCGGTGCGGTCATCGAGTACAGCACCGACGGCGGCACCACCTGGAGCACGACCGCCCCGACCGCGGTCGAGGGCGCCAACACGATCCAGGTCCGCCAGACGGACGTGGCCGGCAATGTCTCGCCTGCGGCGACGCTGAGCTTCACGCTCGATACGCAGATCGCGGCCCCGACCATCGCGCTCGACACCGATACCGGTGCGAGCGCCACCGACGGCATCACGAAGACGGGCACGTACACCGTCACGGGTACCGAGCCTGGCGCCGTGGTCGAATACAGCACCGACGGCGGCACCACCTGGAGCACGACCGCCCCGACCGCGGTCGAGGGCGCCAACACGATCCAGGTCCGCCAGACCGACGTGGCGGGCAACGTCTCGGCCCCAGCGACGCTGAGCTTCACGCTCGATACGCAGATCGCGGCCCCGACGATCGTGCTCGACGCCGATACCGGTGCGAGTGGCACGGACGGCATCACGAAGACGGGCGCTTACACGGTGAGCGGCACCGAAACCGGTGCGCTGGTCGAATACAGCACCGATGGGGTGAACTGGAGCACGACCGCCCCGACCGCGGTCGAGGGTGCCAACACGATCCAGGTTCGCCAGACGGATGTGGCGGGCAACGTCTCGGCGCCGGCGACGCTGAGCTTCACGCTCGATACCGCGATCGCAGCCCCGACGATTGCACTCGACACTGACACCGGCGCGAGTGGCACGGACGGCATCACGAAGACGGGCACGTACACCGTCACCGGCACCGAAACCGGTGCGGTCGTCGAGTACAGCACCGACGGCGGTGCCTCCTGGAGCACCACCGCCCCGACCGCGGTCGAGGGCGCCAACACGATCCAGGTCCGCCAGACGGATGTGGCCGGCAACGTCTCGCCTGCGGCGACACTGAGCTTCACGCTCGATACGCAGATCGCCGCCCCGACGATCGTGCTCGACACTGATACCGGCGCGAGCACCACCGACGGCATCACGAAGACGGGCGCTTACACGGTGAGCGGCACCGAAACCGGTGCGGTCGTCGAGTACAGCGCCGACGGCGGCACCACCTGGAGCACCACCGCCCCGACCGCGGTCGAGGGTGCCAACACGATCCAGGTTCGCCAGACGGACGTGGCCGGCAACGTCTCGCCTGCGGCGACGCTGAGCTTCACGCTCGATACGCAGATCGCGGCCCCGACGATCGCGCTCGATGCCGACACCGGCGCGAGCGCCACCGATGGCATCACGAAGACGGGCACGTACACCGTCACCGGCACCGAGTCGGGTGCGGTCGTCGAATACAGCACCGACGGCGGCACCACCTGGAGCACGACCGCGCCTGTGGCGGTCGAGGGGGAGAACACAATCCAGGTCCGCCAGACGGACGTGGCCGGCAATGTCTCGCCTGCGGCGACGCTGAGCTTCACCCTCGATACGCAGATCGCGGCCCCGACCATCGCGCTCGACGCCGATACCGGCGCGAGTGGCACCGATGGCATCACGAAGACGGGCGCCTACACGGTGAGCGGCACCGAAACTGGTGCGGTCGTCGAGTACAGCACCGACGGCGGCAGCACCTGGAGCACGACCGCGCCTGTGGCGGTCGAGGGTGAGAACACGATCCAGGTCCGCCAGACGGATGTGGCCGGCAACGTCTCGGCCCCCGCGACACTGAGCTTCACGCTCGACACCACGATCGCCTCCCCGACGATCGCGCTCGACGCCGACACCGGCGCGAGCGCCACCGACGGCATCACGAAGACGGGCGCTTACACGGTGAGTGGCACCGAAACCGGTGCGCTGGTCGAATACAGCACCGATGGGGTGAACTGGAGCACGACCGCTCCGACCGCGGTCGAGGGTGCCAACACGATCCAGGTCCGCCAGACGGATGTGGCCGGCAACGTCTCGGCCCCCGCGACACTGAGCTTCACGCTCGATACGCAGATCGCCGCCCCGACGATCGTGCTCGACGCCGACACCGGCGGGAGCGCCACCGACGGCATCACGAAGACCGGCACGTACACCGTTACCGGTACCGAAACCGGTGCGGTCGTCGAGTACAGCACCGATGGAGTGAACTGGAGCACGACCGCCCCGACCGCGGTCGAGGGCGCCAACACGATCCAGGTCCGCCAGACGGATGTGGCGGGCAACGTCTCGGCGCCGGCGACGCTGAGCTTCACGCTCGATACCGCGATCGCAGCCCCGACGATTGCACTCGACACTGACACCGGCGCGAGTGGCACGGACGGCATCACGAAGACGGGCACGTACACCGTCACCGGCACCGAAACCGGTGCGGTCGTCGAGTACAGCACCGACGGCGGTGCCTCCTGGAGCACCACCGCCCCGACCGCGGTCGAGGGCGCCAACACGATCCAGGTCCGCCAGACGGATGTGGCCGGCAACGTCTCGCCTGCGGCGACACTGAGCTTCACGCTCGATACGCAGATCGCCGCCCCGACGATCGTGCTCGACACTGATACCGGCGCGAGCACCACCGACGGCATCACGAAGACGGGCGCTTACACGGTGAGCGGCACCGAAACCGGTGCGGTCGTCGAGTACAGCGCCGACGGCGGCACCACCTGGAGCACCACCGCCCCGACCGCGGTCGAGGGTGCCAACACGATCCAGGTTCGCCAGACGGACGTGGCCGGCAACGTCTCGCCTGCGGCGACGCTGAGCTTCACGCTCGATACGCAGATCGCGGCCCCGACGATCGCGCTCGATGCCGACACCGGCGCGAGCGCCACCGATGGCATCACGAAGACGGGCACGTACACCGTCACCGGCACCGAGTCGGGTGCGGTCGTCGAATACAGCACCGACGGCGGCACCACCTGGAGCACGACCGCGCCTGTGGCGGTCGAGGGGGAGAACACAATCCAGGTCCGCCAGACGGACGTGGCCGGCAATGTCTCGCCTGCGGCGACGCTGAGCTTCACCCTCGATACGCAGATCGCGGCCCCGACCATCGCGCTCGACGCCGATACCGGCGCGAGTGGCACCGATGGCATCACGAAGACGGGCGCCTACACGGTGAGCGGCACCGAAACTGGTGCGGTCGTCGAGTACAGCACCGACGGCGGCAGCACCTGGAGCACGACCGCGCCTGTGGCGGTCGAGGGTGAGAACACGATCCAGGTCCGCCAGACGGATGTGGCCGGCAACGTCTCGGCGCCCGCGACGCTGAGCTTCACGCTCGACACCACGATTGCGGCCCCGACGATCTCGCTCGATGCCGACACCGGTGCGAGTGGCACGGACGGCATCACGAAGACGGGCACGTACACCGTTACCGGCACCGAGTCGGGTGCGGTCGTCGAATACAGCACCGATGGCGGCGCCTCCTGGAGCACGACTGCTCCGACCGCGGTCGAGGGTGCCAACACGATCCAGGTTCGCCAGACGGATGTGGCGGGCAACGTCTCGGCCCCTGCGACGCTGAGCTTCACGCTCGATACCGCGATCGCAGCCCCGACGATCGTGCTCGACACCGATACCGGCGCGAGTGGCACGGACGGCATCACGAAGACCGGCACGTACACCGTCACCGGGATCGAGTCGGGTGCGCTGGTTGAATACAGCACCGATGGAGTGAACTGGAGCACCACCGCGCCTGTGGCGGTCGAGGGCGCCAACACGATCCAGGTCCGCCAGACGGATGTGGCGGGCAACGTCTCGCCTGCGGCGACATTGAGCTTCACGCTCGATACGCAGATCGCGGCCCCGACGATCGTGCTCGACGCCGACACCGGCGCGAGCGCCACCGACGGCATCACGAAGACGGGCGCCTACACGGTGAGCGGCACCGAAACTGGTGCGGTCGTCGAGTACAGCACCGACGGCGGCAGCACCTGGAGCACGACCGCGCCTGTGGCGGTCGAGGGTGAGAACACGATCCAGGTCCGCCAGACGGACGTGGCCGGCAATGTCTCGCCTGCGGCGACGCTGAGCTTCACGCTCGATACGCAGATCGCCGCCCCGACGATCGTGCTCGACGCCGACACCGGCGCGAGCGCCACCGACGGCATCACGAAGACGGGCGCTTACACGGTGAGTGGCACCGAAACCGGTGCGGTCATCGAGTACAGCACCGATGGCGGCACCACCTGGAGCACGACCGCCCCGACCGCGGTCGAGGGCGCCAACACGATCCAGGTCCGCCAGACCGACGTGGCCGGCAACGTCTCGCCTGCGGCGACGTTGAGCTTCACGCTCGATACGCAGATCGCGGCCCCGACGATCGTGCTCGACGCCGATACCGGCGCGAGTGGCACGGACGGCATCACGAAGACGGGCGCTTACACGGTGAGCGGCACCGAAACCGGTGCGGTCGTCGAGTACAGCGCCGACGGAGTGAACTGGAGTACAACCGCGCCTGTGGCGGTCGAGGGGGAGAACACGATCCAGGTTCGCCAGACGGATGTGGCGGGCAACGTCTCGGCGCCGGCGACGTTGAGCTTCACGCTCGATACCGCGATCGCAGCCCCGACGATCGTGCTCGACACCGATACCGGCGCGAGTGGCACGGACGGCATCACGAAGACCGGCACGTACACCGTCACCGGTACCGAGCCTGGCGCCGTGGTCGAATACAGCACCGATGGCGGCGCCTCCTGGAGCACGACTGCTCCGACCGCGGTCGAGGGTGCCAACACGATCCAGGTCCGCCAGACGGACGTGGCCGGCAACGTCTCGGCCCCCGCAACACTGAGCTTCACGCTCGATACGCAGATCGCCGCCCCGACGATTGCACTCGACACTGACACCGGCGCGAGTGGCACGGACGGCATCACGAAGACGGGCGCTTACACGGTGAGCGGCACCGAAACCGGTGCGGTCGTCGAGTACAGCGCCGACGGAGTGAACTGGAGTACAACCGCGCCTGTGGCGGTCGAGGGGGAGAACACGATCCAGGTTCGCCAGACGGATGTGGCGGGCAACGTCTCGGCGCCGGCGACGTTGAGCTTCACGCTCGATACCGCGATCGCAGCCCCGACCATCGCGCTCGACGCCGATACCGGCGCGAGTGGCACCGACGGCATCACGAAGACGGGCGCTTACACGGTGAGCGGCACCGAAACCGGTGCGGTCGTCGAGTACAGCACCGACGGAGTGAACTGGAGCACGACCGCGCCTGTGGCGGTCGAGGGTGAGAACACGATCCAGGTCCGCCAGACGGATGTGGCCGGCAACGTCTCGGCCCCCGCGACACTGAGCTTCACGCTCGATACCGCGATCGCGGCCCCGACGATCGCGCTCGACGCCGATACCGGCGCGAGTGGCACGGACGGCATCACGAAGACGGGCACGTACGCCGTCACCGGGATCGAGTCGGGTGCGGTCGTCGAATACAGCACCGACGGCGGCACCACCTGGAGTACGACCGCGCCGACCGCGGTCGAGGGTGAGAACACGATCCAGGTTCGCCAGACGGATGTGGCGGGCAACGTCTCGGCGCCGGCGACGTTGAGCTTCACGCTCGATACCGCGATCGCAGCCCCGACCATCGCGCTCGACGCCGATACCGGCGCGAGTGGCACCGACGGCATCACGAAGACGGGCGCTTACACGGTGAGCGGCACCGAAACCGGTGCGGTCGTCGAGTACAGCACCGACGGAGTGAACTGGAGCACGACCGCGCCTGTGGCGGTCGAGGGTGAGAACACGATCCAGGTCCGCCAGACGGATGTGGCCGGCAATGTCTCGGCCCCTGCGACACTGAGCTTCACGCTCGACACGCAGATCGCGGCCCCGACGATCGCGCTCGACACTGATACCGGCGCGAGCGCCACCGACGGCATCACGAAGACCGGCACGTACACCGTTACTGGCACCGAAACCGGTGCGCTGGTCGAATACAGCACCGATGGGGTGAACTGGAGCACGACCGCCCCGACCGCGGTCGAGGGCGCCAACACGATCCAGGTCCGCCAGACGGATGTGGCGGGCAATGTCTCGGCCCCTGCGACGCTGAGCTTCACGCTCGACACCGCAGCGCCCAGTGTGGCCATCACGTCGGCCGATGCGACGCTTGCGGCCAATGAAGCCTCCACCGTGACATTCAGCTTCTCGGATCCCGTGAGCGGTTTCGAAGTGGTGGACGTCAGCACGACGGGTGGGGTGCTCAGCAACCTGACCCAGGTCGATGCGCGTACCTGGACGGCGACCTTCACCGCCAATGGCCTCGCGCCGATTGCCGTCAGTGTGGCCCAGTCGAGCTACAGCGATCTCGCCGGCAACCTCGGTGCGGGCGCCGCGCTCGACATCAACTCGCCTCCGGTGGTCCCGCTCGCGCCGCTGCTTGCCACGCTCTCCGAAGAGGGGCTGTTGGGCGGCAACCTCGGCGGCGGGACGACCGACGCCACGGTGGCGAGCGGCCGCTTCGATCTCGCCCAGGTCCGCGATGCCGATGGCGACACGCTCACCTACGGCTGGGCGCAGCCGACCGGTGTGCTGACCTCTGCGGGGCAGGCGATCACCTGGTCGGGGGTCGGCACGGGCGTGCTCGTCGGCACGGCTGCAGGGCGCGAGGTGTTGCGGGCGACCTTTGAGCAGGACGGCACGTACCGGATCGAACTCCTCGATCAACTCGATCATCCCGCCGCGGGCGAGGACGTCCTGCTCGCGAAATTCGGCGTGGCAGTGTCCGACGGCCTGGCGAGTGCAGTGATGGGCATCGACTTGCGCGTCGAGGACGATGCGCCGGTGTTCGGCACCCCGCAAAGCCTGTTTGCCACGATCGAAGCCGGCCTTCCGCTGAGCGGGCAGCTGAACCTCGCGCCAGGTGCGGATGGGGACGGCGCCGAGATCACGGGTGTTCAGCTGCAGGTGGATGCCGCCGGCTTCATCCAGGCCACCTATGTAGATCCGTTCACGGGCGTTACCCGCAGCGGGCCCGTCACCGTGAATAACGGCGACAAGCTCACCTATACGATCGAGAACGGCGTCGTGACGGCGAAGACGGCGGCCGGCGAGACCGCGTTTACGCTGAGCTTCGACCTGCAGTCCTCGTCCTACACGCTCAACGTGTTGATGAAGCTCGATCCGGCGGCGGCAATCGGCTACGGCAGTCTCGAGCCGACCACGGGAGGTAACAAGGACGTCGTCGAGTTTAGAAATGACGACCTGCCCAACCTCAAGATGGTTGCCACCGGACTGGGTGGACCGGTCAATTACTCCGCGAACGAGATCTGGATCGCCGGTGGCAACAAGATCAGCGCTGGCGAGACCCTGCGCCTGGACTTCAAGGATCCGGCCTCGGGCCAGCCGCGCATGCTCGATGAGATCGTCATCGGCACCACCGGTACCGCGCAGTGGGTCGCCTATCTCAGCGGTCAGGTGGTGGGGCAAGGCGTGGGACAGTCGAGCGCGCAGACGACCATCAGCGCCGACGCGATCGGCTCCACCTTCGACCGCGTCGAACTGATCGGAACGGCGTCGGGTTACGCCGTGAAGTCGGTGAGCGGCGACTATCTCGATCCAACCGTCGATTTCCGCATCCCGGTGACGGTCAGTGTCGAGGACGGTGACGGCGATGCGGCGTCGGCGTCGATGACGATCGGCTTCAGCGCCGACCACGTCCTGGCGGGAACGGCGGCGGACGAGTCGATCGGTGGCACCGCGGGCGCCGATGCGCTCGACGGCGGTTCGGGGAACGATACCTTGTTCGGGCATGCGGGCATCGACACGCTTCGCGGCGGCGATGGCAACGACATCCTGGTCGGCGGGGCGGGCAATGATCAGCTATGGGGTGGGCTCGGCGCCGACGTCTTCACCTGGAAACTCGGCGACCAGGGAACGACGAGTGCGCCGGCGACCGATACGGTCAAGGACTTCAGCCTCACGCAGGGTGACGCGCTCGATCTGCGCGACCTGCTGGCGGACGCGTCGGGTAGTCTCAGCAACTATCTCCACTTCAGCTACGAGACGGCGAGCAACACGACCGTGCTCGAGGTGAAGACCGACGGCGCAGCCATGAGCGGGCCCGATCAGATCATCCGCGTCGAGGGGGTGAATCTTCTCAACGGCCTGACCGACGACCAGCTGATCATCCAGAACCTGGTCAACAACGGCAAACTGATCACCGAGTGA